The Eriocheir sinensis breed Jianghai 21 chromosome 24, ASM2467909v1, whole genome shotgun sequence genome contains a region encoding:
- the LOC127003069 gene encoding ras-related protein Rap-1b isoform X2, with protein MSRMREYKIVVLGSGGVGKSALTVQFVQGIFVEKYDPTIEDSYRKQVEVDGQQCMLEILDTAGTEQFTAMRDLYMKNGQGFVLVYSITAQSTFNDLQDLREQILRVKDTEDVPMILVGNKCDLEDERVVGKDQGLNLAKSFSCAFLESSAKAKINVNEIFYDLVRQINRKSPENKTPMKRKHCTLL; from the exons tGTCGAGAATGCGCGAGTACAAGATTGTGGTGCTGGGCTCGGGTGGTGTGGGCAAGTCAGCACTGACGGTACAGTTCGTGCAGGGGATCTTTGTGGAGAAGTATGACCCCACCATCGAAGACTCCTACAGGAAACAGGTGGAGGTGGACGGACAACAGTGCATGCTGGAGATTCTGGACACTGCCGGCACT gaaCAATTCACCGCCATGCGTGACCTGTACATGAAGAACGGCCAAGGCTTCGTCCTGGTGTACAGCATCACCGCACAGAGCACCTTCAACGACCTGCAGGACCTGCGCGAACAGATCCTCAGAGTGAAG GATACCGAGGATGTCCCGATGATCCTGGTGGGCAACAAGTGTGACCTGGAGGATGAGCGTGTCGTCGGCAAGGACCAGGGGCTGAACCTCGCCAAGTCCTTCTCCTGTGCCTTCCTGGAGTCCTCCGCCAAGGCAAAGATCAATGTCAACGAGATCTTCTATGACCTGGTCCGGCAGATCAACCGCAAGTCCCCCGAGAACAAGACGCCAATGAAGCGCAAGCACTGCACTTTGTTATAA
- the LOC127003069 gene encoding ras-related protein Rap-1b isoform X1: MMGQVEVVEEVSRMREYKIVVLGSGGVGKSALTVQFVQGIFVEKYDPTIEDSYRKQVEVDGQQCMLEILDTAGTEQFTAMRDLYMKNGQGFVLVYSITAQSTFNDLQDLREQILRVKDTEDVPMILVGNKCDLEDERVVGKDQGLNLAKSFSCAFLESSAKAKINVNEIFYDLVRQINRKSPENKTPMKRKHCTLL; this comes from the exons ATGATGGGTCAGGTAGAGGTCGTTGAAGAAG tGTCGAGAATGCGCGAGTACAAGATTGTGGTGCTGGGCTCGGGTGGTGTGGGCAAGTCAGCACTGACGGTACAGTTCGTGCAGGGGATCTTTGTGGAGAAGTATGACCCCACCATCGAAGACTCCTACAGGAAACAGGTGGAGGTGGACGGACAACAGTGCATGCTGGAGATTCTGGACACTGCCGGCACT gaaCAATTCACCGCCATGCGTGACCTGTACATGAAGAACGGCCAAGGCTTCGTCCTGGTGTACAGCATCACCGCACAGAGCACCTTCAACGACCTGCAGGACCTGCGCGAACAGATCCTCAGAGTGAAG GATACCGAGGATGTCCCGATGATCCTGGTGGGCAACAAGTGTGACCTGGAGGATGAGCGTGTCGTCGGCAAGGACCAGGGGCTGAACCTCGCCAAGTCCTTCTCCTGTGCCTTCCTGGAGTCCTCCGCCAAGGCAAAGATCAATGTCAACGAGATCTTCTATGACCTGGTCCGGCAGATCAACCGCAAGTCCCCCGAGAACAAGACGCCAATGAAGCGCAAGCACTGCACTTTGTTATAA
- the LOC127003069 gene encoding ras-related protein Rap-1b isoform X3, whose amino-acid sequence MREYKIVVLGSGGVGKSALTVQFVQGIFVEKYDPTIEDSYRKQVEVDGQQCMLEILDTAGTEQFTAMRDLYMKNGQGFVLVYSITAQSTFNDLQDLREQILRVKDTEDVPMILVGNKCDLEDERVVGKDQGLNLAKSFSCAFLESSAKAKINVNEIFYDLVRQINRKSPENKTPMKRKHCTLL is encoded by the exons ATGCGCGAGTACAAGATTGTGGTGCTGGGCTCGGGTGGTGTGGGCAAGTCAGCACTGACGGTACAGTTCGTGCAGGGGATCTTTGTGGAGAAGTATGACCCCACCATCGAAGACTCCTACAGGAAACAGGTGGAGGTGGACGGACAACAGTGCATGCTGGAGATTCTGGACACTGCCGGCACT gaaCAATTCACCGCCATGCGTGACCTGTACATGAAGAACGGCCAAGGCTTCGTCCTGGTGTACAGCATCACCGCACAGAGCACCTTCAACGACCTGCAGGACCTGCGCGAACAGATCCTCAGAGTGAAG GATACCGAGGATGTCCCGATGATCCTGGTGGGCAACAAGTGTGACCTGGAGGATGAGCGTGTCGTCGGCAAGGACCAGGGGCTGAACCTCGCCAAGTCCTTCTCCTGTGCCTTCCTGGAGTCCTCCGCCAAGGCAAAGATCAATGTCAACGAGATCTTCTATGACCTGGTCCGGCAGATCAACCGCAAGTCCCCCGAGAACAAGACGCCAATGAAGCGCAAGCACTGCACTTTGTTATAA